A genomic window from Sphingobacterium sp. BN32 includes:
- a CDS encoding RagB/SusD family nutrient uptake outer membrane protein has product MKKIILSVITILLFASCEKFLDVNPVNKAYEDDLLTDRSGFESVLAGAYLGMTTKAMFGKEMKYGFLETLGATYNNLGTTHYYYRGSRHEYGYPNPVKNIEDIWGVTYQIINQLNTVMKNIDAIKADPFHDIVRGETIGTRAFLHFQLLKLFGPVISQEGLNATAIPYVDKTGYKGVKFSTAGQVIDKLNAELAEAKKLLEGDPIRTTTRNANLNQYGYEKYNSLIDHRGARMNYYAIVAMQSMVAQWAGDSKTAATYAEELIQELESRSNSIHLATSGELAQAIERRMPMESIFTLMNPELLNFNIEVNPLIENPSSSTTSPLLFPNYTLLLNGLYNAADHGSLNDVRLVNWFALSSNSSTVRKVVKYHFPQSYLYTDLNYRKYFESKLIGLHQIYMIAAEEYAKSNPAKAMLYLNKVRAARGLTINLSFDASRTEGNIKNLIFEEVRKENISEGTMFAEYKRLFRAIPRSTPVAPSLAIFKLPIPADENLYNPQN; this is encoded by the coding sequence ATGAAGAAAATAATACTAAGTGTTATCACGATATTACTTTTTGCCAGTTGTGAAAAGTTTTTAGATGTAAACCCGGTTAACAAAGCATACGAAGATGATCTATTAACTGACCGTTCAGGTTTCGAATCTGTTCTAGCCGGAGCTTACTTGGGCATGACGACCAAAGCGATGTTCGGAAAGGAAATGAAGTACGGCTTCTTAGAAACTCTAGGAGCGACATATAATAATTTAGGAACTACCCACTATTACTATCGGGGTTCGAGACATGAATACGGTTATCCCAACCCTGTTAAGAATATTGAAGATATTTGGGGAGTAACCTATCAGATTATTAATCAGCTGAATACGGTCATGAAGAATATCGATGCAATTAAAGCAGACCCATTTCATGATATCGTAAGAGGAGAGACCATTGGAACACGAGCGTTCTTACATTTTCAATTATTAAAACTTTTTGGGCCTGTAATCAGTCAAGAAGGCCTTAATGCAACAGCGATACCCTACGTTGACAAAACTGGGTATAAAGGCGTGAAATTTTCGACGGCAGGTCAAGTTATCGACAAATTGAATGCGGAACTCGCAGAGGCTAAAAAGCTGCTGGAGGGAGATCCAATTCGTACGACAACACGAAATGCTAACCTTAATCAATATGGTTATGAGAAGTACAATAGTTTAATTGATCACCGGGGCGCTCGAATGAACTATTATGCTATTGTGGCGATGCAAAGTATGGTCGCTCAATGGGCCGGCGACAGTAAGACTGCAGCGACCTACGCTGAAGAATTAATTCAGGAATTGGAGTCTCGAAGTAATTCTATTCATTTAGCGACTTCCGGCGAATTGGCACAGGCGATAGAACGCAGAATGCCAATGGAGTCAATTTTCACACTGATGAATCCTGAATTGTTAAATTTTAATATTGAGGTGAATCCATTGATTGAAAATCCTTCCTCTTCTACGACTTCCCCATTATTGTTTCCCAACTATACGCTACTGTTGAACGGCTTGTATAATGCGGCGGATCACGGTTCGTTGAATGACGTGCGATTGGTCAACTGGTTTGCCCTGTCAAGCAATTCATCAACCGTTCGAAAAGTTGTCAAATACCATTTCCCACAATCTTACTTATATACCGATTTAAACTATCGTAAATACTTCGAAAGTAAGTTGATCGGATTACATCAGATTTATATGATCGCAGCGGAGGAGTATGCTAAATCGAATCCCGCCAAGGCCATGCTTTATTTAAACAAAGTGCGAGCAGCGCGCGGCCTGACGATCAACTTGTCATTCGATGCTTCTAGGACTGAGGGAAATATTAAGAACTTAATTTTTGAAGAGGTGAGGAAAGAGAATATTAGCGAAGGGACGATGTTCGCAGAATATAAAAGATTATTTAGAGCAATCCCTCGATCGACTCCGGTAGCTCCATCACTAGCGATATTTAAGCTTCCGATTCCAGCTGACGAGAATTTATATAACCCGCAAAATTAA
- a CDS encoding DUF4843 domain-containing protein produces the protein MKKLFIIIIASIFFCGCKENDLVEFSADDSYISFALPDLSNRPKERFLDSVYYSFATDTAIGRQEKTIAIPIAIGGVAKHEARNYSYEINPNSDYDSALIEISEPTIAADRYIDTLYIKIKRGKQLAAKEMFVILNLKDNENFRVGHQYNSEMKIVFSDIMIQPTWWNAWSRVMGPFYKEVMQKWMQIYYLGADMSPHLTTNEPGPIYYWNNMPSSANPGWYPITFMYIQVLKNYFQEHVVYPDADTSKERILLP, from the coding sequence ATGAAAAAGTTATTTATCATCATCATAGCCAGCATCTTTTTTTGCGGCTGTAAAGAAAATGATTTAGTTGAGTTCTCCGCAGATGACTCCTATATAAGTTTCGCGCTGCCAGATTTGTCAAATCGACCTAAAGAGCGCTTTTTAGACAGTGTTTACTATAGTTTCGCTACTGATACGGCAATAGGTAGGCAGGAAAAGACAATTGCAATTCCAATCGCCATTGGAGGTGTAGCAAAACATGAAGCGCGAAACTATTCCTACGAGATCAATCCCAATTCAGACTATGATAGCGCGTTGATTGAGATTTCTGAACCAACTATTGCTGCCGACCGCTATATCGATACGTTATATATTAAGATCAAAAGAGGCAAACAGTTAGCAGCGAAGGAAATGTTCGTGATTCTTAACCTCAAGGATAACGAAAACTTCCGCGTTGGTCATCAGTATAACAGCGAAATGAAGATCGTTTTTAGCGATATCATGATTCAGCCTACTTGGTGGAATGCTTGGTCGAGAGTAATGGGTCCATTTTATAAGGAAGTGATGCAAAAATGGATGCAAATTTATTATCTGGGGGCCGATATGTCTCCCCACCTTACAACAAATGAACCCGGCCCCATATACTATTGGAATAATATGCCGAGCTCTGCAAACCCGGGGTGGTATCCTATCACCTTTATGTATATACAGGTGCTGAAAAATTACTTTCAAGAGCATGTTGTTTATCCCGATGCTGATACCAGCAAAGAACGTATTCTTTTACCATAA
- a CDS encoding PKD-like family lipoprotein, with the protein MKIANIFIYSLLSSVLLISCSKDLGNYDYHEVNKISIAGVLEGDHNAQRIYDLPFSDTLRITPTITGTLSGTDLSNVSFRWRVDGEEISNTNKFEYIANKGYGKMNADLTVTDNKTGIETSYSFFVNVINPYKLGYYVLSKKPNGESILYCKSTIREKNQFEEVLIPNISLGSNPISISGNRQYGNSSRDYYNRLALGMKNAPYPVIMVDSREFLPNLLYSKDSYVGEKENFVFEPTDVVLDPYNPIIYMVNQGKLHILQKGGISLPALNSDKLDYSISKGGMAGASFYTPYFFSFYDAKNKMIRLLDNGVSSGVSYTYINVFDEITNTSIYKDQEFVISQLTYFNDDPKFVYLMKKDSRLFAYWVSYNGDLKPVSFQKIAEGNIPGEGILRFASYDFDANYWYLATDKTIHRASYLGLEFQPFVTLPANAPGYITKYKMTEGKLMITTYDPNYAGEKKSSVYIYDINRMTLEVAMPHSVAEAVDLHIGI; encoded by the coding sequence ATGAAAATTGCTAATATATTTATATACAGCTTATTGTCATCGGTTTTGTTAATCTCTTGCTCCAAGGATTTGGGGAATTATGATTACCATGAAGTCAATAAGATCAGCATTGCCGGAGTGCTCGAAGGCGATCACAACGCTCAGCGAATTTACGATTTGCCTTTCTCGGACACATTGAGGATAACTCCGACGATTACCGGAACTTTAAGTGGAACCGACCTTAGTAATGTCAGTTTCCGTTGGAGGGTAGACGGTGAGGAAATTTCAAATACCAATAAATTTGAATACATAGCTAATAAAGGCTATGGTAAAATGAACGCAGATTTAACCGTCACAGATAATAAAACCGGCATAGAAACTTCCTATAGTTTCTTCGTAAATGTAATTAATCCCTACAAGTTAGGCTATTATGTCTTGTCAAAAAAACCTAACGGAGAATCAATTTTATACTGTAAATCGACTATCCGCGAAAAAAATCAATTTGAAGAAGTTTTGATTCCAAATATATCACTAGGTAGTAATCCTATTAGTATTAGTGGTAATCGTCAATATGGAAATTCATCTAGGGATTACTATAATCGATTAGCATTAGGAATGAAAAATGCGCCCTATCCTGTTATTATGGTCGACTCAAGAGAGTTTTTACCAAACTTGCTTTATAGCAAAGATAGCTATGTCGGTGAAAAGGAAAACTTTGTTTTCGAACCAACAGATGTGGTATTGGATCCCTATAACCCGATTATTTACATGGTAAATCAAGGGAAGCTGCATATTTTGCAAAAGGGCGGTATCAGCCTTCCGGCATTAAATTCGGACAAATTAGATTATTCAATTAGTAAAGGAGGGATGGCAGGAGCTTCTTTCTACACACCTTATTTCTTCAGTTTCTACGATGCAAAAAATAAGATGATTCGACTATTGGATAACGGAGTCAGTTCCGGCGTCTCTTATACCTATATCAATGTGTTCGATGAGATTACGAATACGAGTATTTACAAAGATCAGGAATTCGTAATCAGCCAACTTACATACTTCAATGACGACCCCAAATTCGTCTATCTAATGAAAAAAGATAGCAGATTGTTTGCCTATTGGGTTTCCTATAATGGAGATTTAAAACCGGTTAGTTTTCAAAAGATAGCAGAAGGAAACATTCCTGGAGAGGGAATACTAAGGTTTGCGAGTTACGATTTTGACGCTAATTATTGGTATTTGGCAACCGATAAAACGATCCATAGAGCATCTTACCTGGGTTTAGAATTCCAGCCATTTGTCACACTCCCCGCTAATGCTCCTGGTTACATCACTAAATATAAAATGACTGAAGGGAAATTAATGATTACGACTTATGACCCCAATTATGCAGGCGAGAAGAAGTCTTCCGTATATATTTACGATATCAACAGAATGACATTAGAAGTTGCTATGCCACATTCTGTCGCAGAGGCAGTTGATTTACACATTGGAATTTAA
- a CDS encoding TlpA disulfide reductase family protein, whose protein sequence is MRKYIINLLFLSPLFAVGQHNASFELEGRNIKDTKKVYILHYSFDDNTQVIDSAMVRNGRFSLKKEFTGTAYTGILFRERFEAQQRNPKDFWFYLSPGKTVVDLSSKPKVIDGGEQTQTYMEYVKDMEASKAVFSSTAYLSEKAKADSLTAEAEKRQIELLTKFGTPQEGSINTKIQFIKDNPNNQLSVLFLESLAGGKPDVAMIKPLLAGLSAELKATNRMKRLQGLLKGMELVVGAKAVDFEQPDLNGNPVSLSDFRGKYLLVDFWASWCVPCRQENPNLVAAYHKYKSKNLEILGVSLDNKKESWERAIMADNLTWIQVSDLKGWANAAAEIYAIRAVPSNILIDPNGIIIAKNLRGEALDAALSKLIK, encoded by the coding sequence ATGAGAAAATATATCATTAACCTATTGTTCCTTTCGCCCTTGTTCGCCGTAGGGCAACATAACGCTTCCTTCGAGCTTGAAGGCCGAAATATTAAGGATACTAAGAAAGTCTATATTCTGCATTATTCTTTTGATGATAATACTCAGGTTATCGATTCTGCCATGGTCAGGAATGGTCGCTTTTCACTGAAGAAAGAATTTACAGGTACGGCATATACCGGGATTTTATTTAGAGAGCGTTTTGAAGCTCAACAACGAAATCCGAAAGACTTTTGGTTTTACCTTTCACCAGGGAAGACTGTCGTTGACCTTTCTTCAAAACCAAAAGTAATCGATGGAGGTGAGCAAACACAAACATACATGGAATACGTGAAGGATATGGAAGCGAGCAAAGCGGTATTCAGCTCGACCGCTTATTTATCGGAAAAGGCAAAAGCAGACTCCTTAACGGCCGAGGCGGAGAAAAGACAAATTGAATTACTTACAAAATTTGGAACTCCACAGGAAGGCAGTATAAACACAAAAATTCAGTTCATCAAGGATAATCCCAACAATCAGCTAAGCGTATTATTCCTAGAGTCCCTCGCGGGTGGAAAGCCTGACGTAGCGATGATTAAACCTTTGTTAGCGGGCTTATCCGCAGAGCTAAAGGCAACGAATAGGATGAAGCGTTTGCAGGGTTTGTTGAAGGGGATGGAGCTGGTCGTAGGCGCAAAAGCCGTGGATTTCGAACAACCTGATCTTAACGGCAATCCTGTTAGTTTAAGTGATTTTAGAGGGAAATATCTGTTGGTCGATTTCTGGGCTTCATGGTGCGTGCCATGCCGTCAGGAGAACCCGAACCTCGTTGCAGCTTACCATAAGTATAAATCGAAAAACCTAGAAATATTAGGGGTATCGCTTGATAATAAAAAAGAAAGCTGGGAACGGGCAATCATGGCAGATAACCTGACTTGGATACAGGTCTCAGATTTGAAGGGATGGGCGAATGCTGCAGCTGAAATATATGCTATACGCGCAGTACCTTCCAATATATTGATCGATCCGAACGGTATAATTATCGCCAAAAATCTTCGAGGCGAAGCGCTAGATGCAGCGTTATCGAAATTGATAAAATAA
- the lipB gene encoding lipoyl(octanoyl) transferase LipB codes for MQNKKVQFIDWGLVDYQEAWDRQEEIFAKTLAIKHDNRVNNTTLETPNYLIFTEHPHVYTLGKSGHMEYLLLDEEGLKEKNATFYKINRGGDITYHGPGQIVGYPILDLDNFFTDIHLYLRTLEEAIIMTLAEYGIEAGRYPGYTGVWLDPDNEKARKICAMGVRASRWVTMHGFAFNVNADLNYFGNIVPCGIDDKDVTSMERELGRKLDMEEVKGKLKGNLGKLFEMELG; via the coding sequence ATGCAGAATAAAAAAGTGCAGTTTATTGACTGGGGCTTGGTAGATTATCAGGAAGCGTGGGACAGACAAGAGGAGATCTTCGCCAAGACGCTGGCAATAAAACACGATAACAGGGTCAACAATACGACATTGGAGACTCCAAATTACCTCATCTTTACCGAGCACCCCCATGTGTATACGCTTGGGAAAAGTGGACACATGGAGTACTTACTGCTGGATGAAGAGGGGCTTAAAGAAAAGAACGCGACCTTCTATAAGATCAATAGAGGTGGCGATATTACCTATCATGGGCCAGGACAGATTGTAGGATACCCTATTTTGGATCTGGACAACTTCTTTACCGATATTCATCTGTATTTAAGGACGCTGGAAGAGGCGATCATTATGACGCTTGCGGAATATGGAATCGAAGCCGGAAGATATCCTGGCTATACCGGGGTTTGGTTGGATCCGGATAATGAGAAGGCGAGAAAGATTTGTGCGATGGGCGTGAGAGCATCAAGATGGGTGACAATGCACGGATTTGCATTTAATGTGAATGCGGATTTGAATTATTTTGGGAATATCGTTCCTTGCGGAATTGATGATAAGGATGTCACGTCGATGGAACGCGAGCTGGGTAGAAAGCTCGATATGGAAGAAGTGAAAGGGAAACTGAAAGGGAATTTGGGAAAACTTTTTGAGATGGAGTTAGGGTGA
- the hflX gene encoding GTPase HflX produces MARIKIYDTAVKPETAVLVSVITPDVSDQTAKEYLEELEFLVTTAGGITKGIFTQKLHFPDRATFVGSGKLEEIKEFIKAEEIDIVVFDDELSPSQLRNIEKYFEIKVLDRSNLILDIFAKHAKTAQAKTQVELAQLQYLLPRLTRMWTHLERQRGGIGMRGPGESQIESDRRMILNKISLLKERLRNIDKQNETQRKNRGEMIRVALVGYTNVGKSTIMNMISKSDVLIENKLFATLDTTVRKVVIDNLPFLLSDTVGFIRKLPHHLVECFKSTLDEVREADVLIHVVDISHPYFEDHIHAVNETLKDIGAVDKPIITVFNKIDAYKPPVEVDEEGEEIKVTLDDFRNSWMAKNSDPAIFISATDKINVEEFKEKLYEIIVKMHNARYPYNNLLY; encoded by the coding sequence ATGGCGAGAATAAAAATATATGATACAGCAGTAAAGCCTGAGACGGCGGTATTGGTCAGTGTGATCACTCCAGATGTTTCAGATCAGACTGCAAAGGAATATTTAGAGGAATTGGAGTTTTTAGTGACGACTGCCGGCGGGATTACCAAAGGCATATTCACGCAGAAGCTTCACTTTCCGGACCGCGCAACATTCGTTGGTAGCGGAAAGTTGGAAGAGATTAAAGAGTTTATCAAAGCTGAAGAAATTGATATCGTAGTTTTTGATGATGAACTATCGCCTTCGCAGCTAAGAAATATCGAGAAATACTTTGAGATCAAAGTACTGGACCGCTCCAACCTAATTTTAGACATCTTCGCGAAGCATGCGAAAACAGCGCAAGCGAAGACGCAGGTGGAGTTGGCGCAGCTGCAATATTTATTGCCACGATTGACGCGTATGTGGACTCACTTAGAGCGTCAGCGCGGTGGTATTGGTATGCGTGGTCCTGGGGAGAGTCAGATTGAGAGTGATAGACGGATGATCTTGAACAAGATTTCCTTATTGAAAGAGCGCTTGCGCAATATCGATAAACAAAACGAGACACAGCGTAAGAACCGTGGCGAGATGATCCGTGTGGCATTGGTGGGTTATACCAACGTTGGTAAGTCGACCATCATGAATATGATTTCAAAGTCGGATGTATTGATCGAGAATAAGTTGTTTGCGACTTTGGATACGACAGTGAGAAAGGTCGTAATCGACAATTTACCATTCTTGCTTTCGGACACGGTTGGTTTCATTCGTAAGTTGCCTCACCATTTGGTAGAGTGTTTTAAGTCGACATTGGATGAGGTTCGCGAGGCGGATGTACTGATTCATGTGGTGGATATTTCGCACCCTTACTTTGAAGATCATATTCACGCGGTAAACGAGACCTTGAAGGATATCGGCGCGGTGGATAAACCGATTATTACGGTATTCAATAAAATTGACGCATACAAGCCGCCAGTAGAAGTTGATGAAGAAGGCGAAGAGATCAAAGTGACATTAGATGATTTCAGAAATTCATGGATGGCAAAGAATTCGGATCCGGCGATATTTATCTCGGCAACCGATAAGATCAACGTGGAAGAATTTAAAGAGAAGTTATATGAGATTATCGTCAAGATGCATAACGCACGATATCCATATAACAACTTATTATATTAA
- the recG gene encoding ATP-dependent DNA helicase RecG — protein sequence MAELSLITPIEYLKGVGPQKADVLKKELQIFTIGDLLECYPFRYIDKTKFHKIRELHPDMVGAQVLGRLVSLQEVGEKKGKRLLAQFRDDTGVMELVWFQSLSWLKKSLKVGAAYVMYGKPTEFNGTLSVTHPEMELYQQKEKRIGNMSMQPVYSSTEKLKKFNLDSKGIQKLQEAALATVFRTLVEPLPPYILEQHQLMPYAQALLSIHFPQNEQLMAAAIRRLKFEELFIIQLRLLRNKQLNTQKYRGHRFTEVGEKFNSFFSERLPFPLTNAQKRVIKEIRVDTNTGAQMNRLVQGDVGSGKTVVALMSMLLAIDNGFQACMMAPTEILATQHYNGLKELLGDDICNIKLLTGSTPSKARRIIHQELEDGTLDILIGTHALIEDKVRFKNIGFVVIDEQHRFGVEQRAKLWRKNTIPPHMLVMTATPIPRTLAMTMYGDLDISVIDELPAGRKPIKTVHFFENKRLRVFGFMREEIAKGRQIYIVYPLIKESEKMDLLYLEAGLEGLLREFPMPQYQISIVHGKMSVKDKDFEMQRFVKHQTQIMVATTVIEVGVNVPNASVMVIENSERFGLSQLHQLRGRVGRGAEQSYCILMSSNKLSKEGRTRLETMVRTNDGFEIAEVDLQLRGPGDISGTQQSGVLEMKIADLAKDQAILSEARNSVIQIFKEDPNLTAEKNQPLVQILNQRGSAISWDKIS from the coding sequence ATGGCAGAATTATCGTTAATCACCCCTATTGAATATTTGAAAGGCGTTGGCCCGCAGAAGGCCGATGTACTCAAGAAAGAGTTGCAGATATTTACTATTGGCGATCTGCTTGAATGCTACCCTTTTCGGTATATCGACAAGACCAAGTTTCATAAAATCCGTGAATTGCATCCTGATATGGTTGGTGCACAGGTTCTGGGGCGCTTAGTTTCGTTGCAGGAGGTTGGCGAAAAGAAAGGGAAGCGCCTGCTTGCTCAATTTAGAGACGATACGGGTGTCATGGAGCTGGTTTGGTTTCAAAGTCTTTCCTGGCTGAAGAAAAGTCTAAAGGTGGGAGCGGCTTATGTGATGTATGGTAAACCTACGGAGTTCAATGGGACATTGTCGGTTACCCATCCCGAGATGGAGCTTTATCAGCAAAAAGAGAAGCGCATAGGTAATATGAGCATGCAACCAGTTTATTCTTCTACCGAAAAGCTGAAGAAATTCAACTTGGATAGCAAAGGAATACAGAAATTGCAAGAGGCCGCCTTAGCGACTGTGTTCCGAACCTTAGTTGAGCCTCTGCCACCCTATATCCTAGAGCAACATCAGTTGATGCCTTATGCTCAGGCCTTACTATCCATTCATTTTCCACAGAATGAACAGTTGATGGCTGCTGCAATCCGGCGTTTAAAGTTTGAAGAGCTTTTTATCATACAATTGCGCTTGCTTCGAAACAAGCAGTTGAATACGCAGAAATACCGGGGGCATCGTTTTACGGAGGTTGGCGAGAAATTCAACAGCTTCTTTAGCGAGCGACTTCCTTTCCCATTGACCAATGCGCAAAAGCGGGTAATCAAAGAGATACGGGTTGATACGAATACCGGTGCACAGATGAATAGGTTGGTGCAGGGGGATGTTGGTTCGGGCAAGACGGTGGTGGCTCTGATGAGCATGCTCTTGGCCATTGACAATGGCTTCCAAGCCTGTATGATGGCACCGACAGAAATATTGGCGACACAGCATTATAACGGGCTTAAAGAACTTCTGGGCGATGATATTTGTAATATCAAATTGCTTACCGGTTCGACGCCTAGCAAGGCGCGAAGGATCATTCATCAAGAGCTGGAAGATGGCACGTTGGATATTCTGATCGGTACGCATGCGCTAATCGAGGATAAGGTCAGGTTTAAGAACATCGGTTTTGTTGTTATCGATGAGCAACATCGCTTCGGTGTGGAACAGCGTGCCAAGCTATGGCGAAAAAATACCATTCCACCGCATATGCTGGTGATGACAGCGACGCCTATACCGCGTACCCTGGCCATGACCATGTACGGCGATTTGGATATCTCGGTAATCGATGAGTTGCCGGCAGGCAGAAAACCGATTAAAACGGTTCATTTTTTTGAGAATAAACGACTGCGCGTGTTTGGATTTATGCGCGAAGAGATAGCAAAAGGGCGACAGATCTACATTGTTTACCCTTTGATCAAGGAGTCTGAGAAGATGGATCTGCTTTATTTGGAGGCAGGTTTAGAAGGCTTATTGCGTGAGTTTCCGATGCCGCAATACCAAATCAGCATAGTGCATGGCAAGATGAGTGTAAAGGATAAAGACTTTGAGATGCAACGTTTTGTAAAACATCAGACGCAAATTATGGTAGCAACGACGGTCATTGAGGTTGGGGTCAATGTGCCAAATGCGTCAGTGATGGTTATTGAAAACTCGGAACGCTTTGGGCTTTCACAATTGCACCAGTTACGTGGTCGCGTAGGTCGTGGTGCCGAACAATCTTATTGTATCTTGATGTCGAGCAATAAACTAAGCAAAGAAGGAAGAACTCGATTGGAAACCATGGTGCGTACGAACGACGGCTTCGAAATTGCAGAGGTTGACTTGCAGCTTCGCGGGCCGGGCGACATCTCTGGTACCCAGCAGTCTGGTGTTTTGGAGATGAAGATTGCCGATTTAGCGAAAGATCAAGCGATCCTTTCAGAAGCCAGAAATTCGGTGATACAGATCTTCAAAGAAGACCCTAACCTTACGGCGGAGAAGAACCAGCCTTTAGTACAGATCCTGAACCAAAGAGGCTCGGCGATTTCTTGGGACAAAATATCTTAA
- a CDS encoding RidA family protein — MSQKEILNTDKAPAAIGPYNQAIKADKTLYVSGQIPLIPETMELISTGVADEAHQVLKNVGAILKNAGYDFKDVVKTSIFLSSMDYFATVNEVYSEYFKEIQPARECVAVKTLPKEVNVEISVIAWKA, encoded by the coding sequence ATGTCACAAAAAGAAATCTTAAATACCGACAAAGCCCCTGCAGCTATCGGTCCATACAATCAAGCCATTAAAGCTGACAAGACTTTATACGTTTCAGGGCAAATCCCCTTGATTCCGGAAACGATGGAATTGATCAGCACAGGCGTTGCTGATGAGGCACATCAGGTTTTGAAGAACGTTGGTGCCATCTTAAAAAATGCAGGTTATGATTTTAAGGATGTGGTAAAGACCAGCATATTCTTGAGCAGCATGGATTACTTTGCTACAGTAAACGAAGTGTATTCGGAATACTTCAAAGAAATTCAGCCCGCAAGAGAATGTGTTGCTGTTAAGACACTTCCGAAAGAGGTAAATGTGGAGATTTCCGTAATTGCGTGGAAGGCATAA
- the nagA gene encoding N-acetylglucosamine-6-phosphate deacetylase yields MNQNLALSNGRIFTEYQVLDNHAVLVNRDRILAIVPVSEIPGDFEVIDVQGGNICPGLIDLQIYGTGNDLFSAELTVESLSRIDNNLLKQGCTSYMPTLATNTLAVFKTAINVFRKAQSKVALGLHLEGPFLNPAKRGAHPEELIIKATKPLLEDLLQGQDVVRIMTIAAELMDQECIDYLQEQGIRLTLGHSTASYQQATSAFNKGIGMVTHLWNAMSPFHHREVGIPGAAFSHASVAASIIVDGIHVDYQAVRLSKELMGERLFLITDAVAACNKGVYQHVLNGDHYVMPDGTLSGSALSLLQAVKNCVQQVGIDLSEALRMATLYPARQIARDDIGNLRSQSLANILVFDSEYRVQQVVFEGQLII; encoded by the coding sequence ATGAATCAAAACCTAGCCTTAAGCAATGGCCGGATCTTTACGGAATATCAGGTCTTAGATAACCATGCTGTACTTGTTAACAGAGATCGAATCCTAGCAATCGTGCCAGTGAGCGAGATTCCCGGTGATTTTGAGGTAATCGATGTGCAAGGAGGCAATATCTGTCCGGGGCTAATCGACCTGCAAATTTATGGTACGGGCAATGACCTGTTTTCTGCCGAGTTGACCGTGGAGTCCCTCTCTAGAATAGATAATAACTTACTGAAGCAGGGCTGTACATCGTATATGCCCACCTTGGCGACAAACACCTTAGCGGTTTTCAAAACGGCCATCAATGTGTTTCGCAAAGCGCAGTCCAAAGTAGCTTTAGGCTTGCATCTGGAAGGTCCTTTCCTAAATCCTGCAAAACGAGGAGCACATCCCGAAGAACTCATTATCAAAGCAACGAAGCCTTTGTTGGAAGATTTATTACAGGGTCAAGATGTGGTTAGAATAATGACCATTGCTGCAGAGTTAATGGATCAGGAATGCATCGACTATCTGCAGGAGCAGGGTATCCGCTTAACGCTTGGACATAGTACTGCCAGCTATCAACAAGCAACGTCTGCCTTTAATAAGGGGATAGGTATGGTAACACACTTGTGGAATGCCATGTCGCCATTCCATCATCGGGAAGTTGGAATACCGGGTGCAGCATTTTCGCATGCTTCCGTGGCAGCCTCTATTATCGTTGATGGTATACATGTGGATTATCAAGCGGTGCGACTCAGCAAAGAATTGATGGGCGAGCGTCTGTTTTTAATAACGGATGCGGTTGCTGCATGCAACAAGGGCGTCTATCAACATGTGTTGAACGGCGATCATTACGTCATGCCGGACGGTACACTTTCCGGTTCTGCGTTGTCTTTATTGCAGGCGGTGAAAAACTGCGTGCAGCAGGTCGGTATAGACCTGTCCGAAGCGCTACGCATGGCCACGCTTTATCCTGCACGCCAAATTGCGCGCGATGACATCGGGAATTTGAGATCCCAAAGTCTGGCGAATATCCTCGTTTTTGATTCGGAATATCGCGTGCAACAAGTTGTTTTTGAGGGGCAATTGATTATTTAA